A DNA window from Calliphora vicina chromosome 1, idCalVici1.1, whole genome shotgun sequence contains the following coding sequences:
- the LOC135963302 gene encoding progestin and adipoQ receptor family member 3 isoform X2, producing METETTTITALELKKNGDKLKKSKKKLTNEGPKHVSALDSHQFPDNEEPNILGHGLPAADLLTQNNSCCSKKSPQEAIDCDDVDKYNKFKLLLNFEDAPDHLKFNPYIRGGYRTFLSTKLCLQSVFWWTNETINIWTHLCGCLLFIGLTIFDFQFLKVHADLEDQILVVCLLICFCLCMLLSSIYHIFSCKSEEHYELFLSVDYLGISLSLVAIYISSMYYAFWCFNMLRIIYSVIALGMFGLAIVVQIPKLNVTLNGKIAVLLAWAAYGVIPLGHWTVKMGGLENELVRLMVPRVITMYGLCAIAFVIYAAKIPERWLTGKVDYFGHSHNWWHLFILAAFYHWHNTGMVYAEYRLNNGCNGPLFT from the exons aatgaaGGCCCCAAACATGTTTCAGCCTTAGATTCTCATCAATTTCCGGATAATGAAGAGCCAAACATTTTGGGACATGGTTTACCAGCTGCTGATTTGCTGACACAAAATAACAGTTGTTGTTCAAAGAAGTCCCCCCAAGAAGCTATTGACTGTGATGATGTtgacaaatataataaattcaaattgttgCTTAATTTTGAAGAT GCACCTGATCACTTAAAATTCAATCCCTATATTAGAGGTGGTTATAGAACATTCCTGTCCACAAAATTATGTCTACAGAGTGTATTTTGGTGGACCAATGAAACG ATCAATATATGGACTCACTTGTGCGGCTGTCTATTGTTTATTGGTTTGACTATATTTGATTTTCAATTTCTCAAGGTGCACGCCGATTTGGAAGATCAAATATTGGTGGTGTGCTTGTTGATTTGCTTCTGCTTGTGTATGCTGCTATCATCGATTTATCATATATTCTCTTGTAAATCAGAGGAACATTATGAGCTGTTCTTGTCGGTGGACTATTTGGGCATATCCTTGTCATTGGTGGCCATTTATATCAGCAGCATGTATTATGCCTTTTGGTGTTTTAAT ATGCTTAGAATAATATATTCTGTGATCGCTTTAGGCATGTTTGGTTTAGCCATAGTTgtacaaattccaaaattaaatgttacccTGAATGGCAAAATAGCTGTGCTATTGGCCTGGGCAGCATATGGTGTGATTCCCTTGGGACATTGGACTGTGAAAATGGGTGGTTTAGAAAATGAACTAGTGAGG ttAATGGTACCTCGTGTCATAACCATGTACGGTTTGTGTGCCATTGCCTTTGTGATATATGCAGCCAAGATTCCTGAGCGCTGGTTGACCGGCAAAGTTGACTACTTTGGTCACTCGCACAACTGGTGGCATCTATTCATTTTGGCTGCCTTCTACCACTGGCACAACACTGGCATGGTCTATGCTGAATACCGTTTAAATAATGGCTGCAATGGACCCCTATTTACGTAA